A DNA window from Daucus carota subsp. sativus chromosome 3, DH1 v3.0, whole genome shotgun sequence contains the following coding sequences:
- the LOC108210662 gene encoding protein KINESIN LIGHT CHAIN-RELATED 1, with translation MMRRASSKLIPLTKPSFSLLSRNLSTQNPTNHILSSNPNFKNCPQTHVLINSRSNFDASPSQDFSTLVDPRLKIPQISSRQRKIKEKSQLEEAFEAAETADEMVKAFKEMEASFEEKELGLACLKMGLKFDQEGEEPEKTLSYGLRALKILDNNNGFSFPLAMTLQLLGSACYNLKRFNDSLGYLNRANRMLTKLQEEGKISINDISPVLHAVQLELANTKTALGRREEALVNLRTCLEIKEMTLEEDSKELGNANRDLAEAYVAVLNFKDGLAHCLKAMEIHKRKYGLNSVEVAHDRRLLGVIYTGLEEHEKALDQNQLSQKVLKNWGLKSELLRGEIDAANMKIALGKYDDAINSLRGAVQQTEKDSEERAMVFVSMAKAFCNQENFADSKRCLQIACGILDKKESMAPEDVSEAFMEISMLYETMNEFETAISLLKRSQAMLEKLPQEQHSVGSVSARIGWLLLLTGKVKQAIPYLEEGAERLKESFGSRHYGVGYVYNNLGAAYLELDRPESAAQAFAFAKEIMDVSLGPHHSDSIESCQNLSKAYDAMGSYAIAINFQEKVVEAWEGHGQSAEDELKEALRLLEHLKQKARGALSKEVPQKALPLPHTKESVAVRSLSALADTEKLSKAA, from the exons ATGATGAGAAGAGCTTCATCAAAACTCATACCCTTAACCAAACCCTCTTTCTCTCTTCTCTCCAGAAATCTCTCTACTCAAAACCCCACCAATCACATTTTATCatcaaaccctaatttcaagAATTGCCCACAAACCCATGTTTTGATCAACTCAAGATCCAATTTTGATGCTAGCCCATCTCAAGATTTTAGTACTCTGGTAGACCCAAGGCTGAAAATCCCACAAATATCATCAAGACAGcggaaaattaaagaaaaatcacAGCTTGAAGAGGCTTTTGAGGCAGCAGAGACTGCTGATGAGATGGTGAAGGCTTTTAAAGAAATGGAAGCGAGTTTCGAAGAGAAGGAACTTGGGTTGGCTTGCTTGAAAATGGGGCTTAAATTTGATCAAGAAGGTGAGGAACCCGAAAAAACTTTGTCTTATGGTCTTAGAGCTTTGAAAATTTTGGATAATAATAATGGTTTTTCTTTTCCGCTTGCGATGACTTTACAATTGTTGGGTTCTGcttgttataatttgaaaagGTTTAATGATAGTTTGGGGTATCTTAATAGGGCTAATAGGATGTTGACTAAGTTACAGGAAGAGGGTAAGATTAGTATTAATGATATTAGTCCGGTTCTTCACGCGGTTCAGCTTGAGTTAGCGAATACTAAGACTGCGTTAGGGAGGAGAGAAGAAGCTCTTGTTAATCTCAGGACTTGTTTGGAAATTAAAGAAATGACTTTGGAAGAGGATAGTAAAGAACTTGGTAATGCTAATAGGGATTTAGCTGAGGCTTATGTCGCGGTTTTGAATTTTAAGGATGGGTTGGCACATTGTTTGAAGGCTATGGAGATACATAAGAGGAAATATGGGTTGAATTCGGTGGAGGTTGCACATGATAGGAGGTTGCTTGGAGTAATTTATACTGGATTAGAGGAGCACGAGAAGGCACTGGATCAGAATCAGTTGTCGCAGAAGGTGTTGAAGAATTGGGGCCTTAAATCTGAGTTGCTTCGCGGTGAAATTGATGCAGCAAACATGAAAATTGCATTAGGAAAGTACGATGATGCTATTAATAGTTTAAGAGGTGCTGTTCAACAGACTGAAAAAGATAGTGAGGAGCGAGCTATGGTATTTGTTTCTATGGCCAAAGCGTTTTGTAATCAGGAAAATTTTGCTGACTCAAAGCGGTGTCTACAGATTGCTTGTGGGATTCTGGATAAGAAAGAAAGCATGGCCCCGGAAGATGTTTCTGAGGCATTTATGGAAATATCAATGCTATATGAGACAATGAATGAGTTTGAAACAGCAATTTCTTTGTTAAAGAGATCGCAGGCCATGCTTGAGAAGCTTCCACAAGAGCAGCACTCAGTTGGAAGTGTTTCAGCAAGGATTGGTTGGTTACTTTTGCTGACAGGAAAGGTGAAGCAGGCTATTCCTTACTTGGAAGAGGGGGCAGAAAGATTAAAAGAGAGCTTTGGTTCTAGGCATTATGGGGTAGGGTATGTTTACAACAATTTGGGTGCAGCATATCTGGAACTAGATAGGCCTGAGTCAGCTGCACAAGCTTTTGCATTTGCGAAGGAGATTATGGACGTGTCTCTTGGTCCTCATCACTCCGATTCAATCGAGTCATGCCAGAACCTTTCAAAAGCTTATGATGCCATGGGAAG CTATGCAATTGCGATTAACTTCCAGGAGAAAGTAGTTGAGGCCTGGGAAGGCCATGGTCAAAGTGCAGAAGACGAACTTAAAGAAGCACTTCGTCTTCTTGAACATCTAAAGCAAAAGGCTCGTGGTGCATTATCAAAAGAGGTTCCCCAAAAGGCCCTGCCTCTTCCCCACACTAAAGAATCTGTAGCAGTTAGGTCACTATCAGCCTTAGCAGACACTGAAAAGCTATCAAAGGCAGCCTAA
- the LOC108214017 gene encoding terpene synthase 10-like, protein MAVNIVNFRLHFSSVPCMLKPTSLAPVNRSSTAGKVVKISSIRCTTTHDKISNDRRSGNYPPSTWDYDFFQSLTSSFKGEICSKQACELKENVRLLLNKEDLDSLHKLELVDTIQRLGVSYHFEDEIKRILEAIYNNDEELNSQDLHATSLKFRLLRQHNFNVPQDIFKQFMDKSGKFKASLSKDMKGVVQLYEASYLSIKNEEIMDEAQDFSTKHMTDYINDISCKDEILVKLVCHALEFPQRWREPRQEARWFIEFYETSAPAEDYVSSLLSFAKLDYNMVQAIYQDDLRYMSKWWKDTKWGEKLGFARERLMECFQWSMGYNPNPEFSYGRKVLTAVTTFITTIDDIYDVYATLEELELLTQLTKRWDVAELDQLPDYVKVCFKVFYDNINQVAEVAEREHGISVLPYIQKAWTDLFDAYLVEAKWYHSGYKPSLSEYLDNAWISITGPVILTHLYFLTEPSFTDEALQSIMNYPKIVRLAAMIVRITDDMGTSYHELERGDTPKVVQCYMNDKGVSEDAAREYVKRMLIEIWKELNEEMQAAESTFSKPFIDVCFNLARITTCMYMYGDGHGAPTAKDRDRSTYLIVDPIPI, encoded by the exons ATGGCCGTTAATATTGTGAATTTCCGCTTGCATTTCTCTTCAGTTCCTTGTATGCTCAAACCAACTTCTCTTGCACCTGTAAACCGATCCTCCACTGCAGGCAAAGTTGTGAAAATCTCTAGTATCCGATGTACTACTACTCATGATAAAATATCGAACGACAGAAGATCCGGAAATTATCCTCCTTCTACGTGGGATTATGATTTTTTCCAATCTCTTACCAGTAGTTTTAAG GGAGAAATTTGCAGTAAACAAGCTTGTGAATTAAAAGAAAATGTGAGGTTGCTGCTCAACAAAGAGGACTTGGACAGCCTCCATAAACTTGAGTTAGTCGATACTATTCAAAGACTTGGAGTGTCCTATCACTTTGAGGATGAAATTAAGAGGATACTGGAGGCTATATACAACAATGATGAGGAGTTGAACAGTCAGGATCTTCATGCCACATCTCTGAAATTTAGACTCTTAAGGCAACATAACTTTAATGTTCCTCAAG ATATTTTTAAGCAATTTATGGACAAATCGGGGAAATTTAAGGCCAGCCTCAGCAAAGATATGAAGGGTGTGGTACAATTGTACGAGGCATCGTACCTTTCAATAAAGAATGAAGAAATCATGGACGAGGCGCAAGATTTCTCAACGAAGCACATGACAGACTACATAAATGATATCAGCTGTAAAGATGAAATTCTTGTTAAGCTTGTCTGTCATGCATTGGAGTTTCCACAACGTTGGAGGGAGCCGAGGCAAGAAGCTAGGTGGTTCATTGAGTTTTATGAGACGTCTGCACCAGCAGAAGACTATGTCTCTAGCTTGCTCTCctttgcaaaattggactacaACATGGTGCAGGCAATCTATCAAGATGATCTCAGATACATGTCAAA ATGGTGGAAGGACACGAAATGGGGTGAAAAATTAGGGTTCGCTAGGGAAAGGTTAATGGAGTGTTTCCAGTGGAGTATGGGCTATAACCCTAACCCTGAGTTTAGTTATGGAAGGAAGGTGCTCACTGCCGTGACAACCTTCATAACTACTATCGATGATATCTATGACGTTTATGCCACTCTGGAGGAACTTGAATTGTTGACACAATTAACCAAAAG ATGGGATGTGGCAGAGCTGGACCAACTGCCAGATTATGTAAAGGtttgttttaaagtgttctaTGATAATATCAATCAAGTAGCCGAGGTTGCAGAAAGGGAACATGGTATCTCTGTCCTTCCTTACATCCAAAAAGCG TGGACTGATCTATTTGACGCTTATTTGGTGGAGGCCAAGTGGTACCACAGTGGATATAAACCAAGTCTCAGTGAATACCTCGACAATGCCTGGATCTCAATAACAGGGCCGGTAATCCTTACTCACTTGTATTTCTTAACTGAACCATCCTTCACCGACGAAGCCTTACAAAGCATCATGAATTATCCCAAAATAGTTCGTCTCGCGGCCATGATTGTAAGAATTACAGATGATATGGGAACCTCATAT CATGAACTAGAGAGGGGGGACACTCCAAAAGTGGTCCAATGTTACATGAATGATAAGGGTGTTTCGGAAGACGCAGCTAGAGAATACGTTAAGCGAATGTTGATTGAGATCTGGAAGGAGTTAAATGAAGAGATGCAAGCTGCAGAGTCTACATTTTCGAAGCCTTTTATTGATGTGTGCTTCAATCTGGCTAGGATAACTACATGCATGTATATGTATGGAGATGGACATGGTGCACCAACTGCTAAGGATAGAGACCGTTCAACATATCTAATCGTTGACCCCATACCTATTTAG